CAGCTCGACAATGAGCCTTCCCTCCTCGACCTTATAAAGGACCTCGGAGTTGGGCTTTAACCCAAGCTTGGCCCTAATCCTCTTCGGCGGGAAAAGCTCTCCCTTCGATCCGATCTTTCCCCTCTCCATCATCTCATTTACCGGAAAAGATAATTATATTCGAAAATTTAAATTTTATTC
This region of Candidatus Bathyarchaeia archaeon genomic DNA includes:
- a CDS encoding AbrB/MazE/SpoVT family DNA-binding domain-containing protein, with amino-acid sequence MERGKIGSKGELFPPKRIRAKLGLKPNSEVLYKVEEGRLIVELIPSLEEALEGEPSVRIRLEDFERFREGLSKGAEG